The stretch of DNA caccacacaccatcacacacaacacacacaaatacacaaacacatgcacacacacacgcactcagcaacgccacacgccctcaaccacgcaacacacgtactcacacacacacaccaacctcctctgctgatacaacacacaaaacaacacttcaacataaccttaactaccacacacaacacaaccaccactaaacaaacacacacacccaacccactgttccaattacctacccttcaccatacacactacactgaatacaatgcacatttacacgtctcaccacccactcccattgcacatcaacatcccaccacacacaaacatatacaacaacacaacacctccgctactaacacacctagcacaataaatcacctcttcctttcaataacatattttacacaaaacattactatttacacatctgtctaatttattgcacacaaacactcaactaaccaacactgacacacacactcacacaccacacactcactatcacatcacacactcactcatccacacacacaccccacacaatcaacaatcacacacaataattacatacacacactattctgccacacacacagccaacattaacacaaaacaaaaacacacacaacatttcaacacctacacaaacgcacaccaaacacaaataaatacccctcaatACTGTCACACTTTATCAATTTACAAACTTTTCACAGACCACAACCGGATGCCTTCAACACCTCGACGCTTCAACGCTGTgccaaaacacacaatacaatcatTGGATCGAACTGCGCCTTGACACAACAACATCAGGAAGTAttgtaaacacaatcgcactgaaacacttcactaacatcacacacaacacctacctcaacacacacatcaacaacttttaacaacacatcacaacttacacacacaacacctctacaacaCCTACAATAACGCACATCACAACAACAACACCAAACACACATCTTCACAACACAAAACATGCCACCCAAAAAACACCTTcgcaaaacaaaacatacacactAATTCcatttaatacacacacagcaggtatatcaaacgcacaaatacacacacagcatcctaacaCAACTActcaacaacacacacacacacacacaacatcaccTGCTAATGAAACACTACAGCGCCAAACACGCCTTGCACAACAAAGAGACAGAGTCAGAATCAGAAGAGCAACACAAcgagaacaacaacaacaaaaacacagagacacacccactacATCAACAGACGCTAACACTACAGAACACCAACAACGTACTACAACATCCAGACCCTCAGAGactacagaacagcatgaggcacgccttgcaaaagaccAACAACGTGCTACAACATCACGAGACGCAGAGACTACAGAACAACATGAAATACGTCTGCAGAAAATGCGACTACGAGCTACAACAAGAAGAGCCACCGAGACTCCACAACAACATGAAACATGCCTTGCTAAAGACAGAACAATACGGCGCACATCAAAACAACACcaagacacaccaacacacacagtacaacaaGCACTACAAGACACACATACTACATGTACGCATTCAACTAATTACACTTTGCTACGTGCCGCTTTCATATATAATCCACACATACTATACCAGCAACATCCAAAGGTCAACATTGGACACATGGACACTATATGTCGCTACTGTCAAGCAAATTCCAACATGAATCAGCTGGAATGTGCTGCAGCAATGGCAAAGTTCAGCTACCACCTCTACACTCACCCCCAAATCCACTTCTTTCATACATGTCAGGGACAACTTCAGAATCTAAACATTTCCTACAAAACATACGCAAATACAACTCCTGTTTCCAAATGACATCCTTTGGTGCTACATCCATAGTTGAACAAATTGGATTTAAAAGTACTTTTAAAGTACAAGGTCAAGTTTACCACAGGGCCGGCTCTCTTCTCCCATTACCAGACCAAGATCCACAATTCTTGCAAATTTACTTCATGGGCGATGAACAACAAGAAGCTGATCAACGATGCCATTGGATACCCAATACAAGACGTGACATTGTCATCTCCTTACAAAGGATGTTACATCAACACAACCATctcattaacacattcaaaacatCACTTGAACGCATGCCAACTGATGACTATCAAGTCATTATCCGAGCCGACAAAACACCAGTGGGTCAACATGAACGTCGCTTTAatgcacctcaaatcaacgaAGTCGCTATTGTTATAGCGGGGGAACAatttaatacacgggacataattctTCAGCGGCGCGCTCATTCACTCACACGCATTTCTGAAACACATCGCTCATATGATGCTCTTCAATACCCTCTCATACTTTGGAACGGTGACGATGGCTATCACTTCAACATCATGCAAGTACACCCAACTTCAAAGGCAAACACTAACAAAACTGTATCCGCTATGGACTTCTACGCTTACAGATTAATGATACGAGATGCATCGCAAAACCACATTTTACATTGTCGACAACTATTTCATCAACTTTTCATCAGTTTATTGTTGACATGTATGCTAAAATTGAAAGTGAGCGTCTTCTATACATACGCTTACATCAAAAAAAACTACGCGTTGATCAATACATACATCTCAGGGATGCTGTTGGCAACGATGGTAACGTTGAGAACATTGGAAAAATGTTCATTCTACCAGCAACATTCACGGGAAGTCCTCGACACATGCACGAATATGCTCAGGACGCTATGGCATATGTTCGCGCATATGGACGACCAgacttttttattacatttacatgtaATCCAGCTTGGCCCGAAATAAAACAAGAACTTCAGGATGGACAGGCTCACAGTGATCGACACGACTTAATCGCAAGAGTATTTCGCCAAAAACTCATCACATTAATTCACATCATCACTAAGACTTATATATTTGGACAAACACGATGCTGGATGTACTCAATAGAATGGCAGAAAAGAGGTCTTCCACATGCTCATAGTCTTATATGGCTCAAAGAAAAACTACATTCCATTGACATCGATAACGTTATCTCTGCTGAGTTGCCTAATCCTCAAGAAGACCCTATACTATTTGCAATAGTCACTAAAAATATGATTCATGGACCATGTGGAAACGTCAATATTCATGCACCATGTATGAAAGACGGTAAATGCACCAAACAATTCCCTAAAACATTTGGTGATGTAGCTTTTTAACCTTCAATGTGTTTTTAACTTTGCACTTTCATGTATGTTTCAGGGCTTGTAACGAGTGGTGAGGTGACGTCATCGTATTCGCACAGTTCTGTGCTCCTGCTCTCTGctgcagtctgcttctgccttCACTCCCATGGATAAAGAAGCTTCGgttatgttgccatggcaacaggggACGCCGTAGAAGGCTGGTGTGCTTACTGGCTCCGCCCGCGGACACACATGCGCGGTGTGTATGGCATCTGACAGCCGGATATAAACAGAAGAGAGGTGAGGCCGGGCTGGTGCGCAGAGATGACGGGGCTCACATGCGTCTACAACACTCCC from Ascaphus truei isolate aAscTru1 unplaced genomic scaffold, aAscTru1.hap1 HAP1_SCAFFOLD_352, whole genome shotgun sequence encodes:
- the LOC142483660 gene encoding uncharacterized protein LOC142483660, which encodes MSLLSSKFQHESAGMCCSNGKVQLPPLHSPPNPLLSYMSGTTSESKHFLQNIRKYNSCFQMTSFGATSIVEQIGFKSTFKVQGQVYHRAGSLLPLPDQDPQFLQIYFMGDEQQEADQRCHWIPNTRRDIVISLQRMLHQHNHLINTFKTSLERMPTDDYQVIIRADKTPVGQHERRFNAPQINEVAIVIAGEQFNTRDIILQRRAHSLTRISETHRSYDALQYPLILWNGDDGYHFNIMQVHPTSKANTNKTVSAMDFYAYRLMIRDASQNHILHCRQLFHQLFISLLLTCMLKLKVSVFYTYAYIKKNYALINTYISGMLLATMVTLRTLEKCSFYQQHSREVLDTCTNMLRTLWHMFAHMDDQTFLLHLHVIQLGPK